A region from the Andrena cerasifolii isolate SP2316 chromosome 9, iyAndCera1_principal, whole genome shotgun sequence genome encodes:
- the LOC143373585 gene encoding uncharacterized protein LOC143373585 isoform X3 — translation MDPVGPWYASYNRLAAGTATNTFQSANSSTNSDFVSHHLATAATQAAPSTTTSQLLLQAAHTTATLAGQPSPFNPGGFLSPPPVGYDVFSPLFHHPNPKQAHYVTQHRQALVQAQAQAVSVAKQNTTTESDIPVLRENYSSAHQPTFFEHQGAATSPTSTLAWTHQNNVQLPSPFGILPHESVVPSSPGPSSATKPPAGVYENTFNSHFATTQTINNINSQLPTSSSVSATEFKSSSYPDSKKPVNVRPQSPSVSIKSVVPTSQANSNQTFFQQVPTTFSSETLANNYPAGNGNQAPNGKVQPSLQHQQSCIVSTPSNTSSKEYRISQLPARSVSSTTIFLNTSVRSVSSQSQDKQSTRNTNFASPPNKATSSSQQSIQTKAQTKIYPELNAHSEHGRNEQTSHDNTQSSPISFSIMDTRSLNYTTGNGTNCTSTSGKLANQRTPSNSNLQAHPQQPQQQQQFHVLNQQQQTTSYRHYLTGSATDSEYHHSGRSKSATSTDSAYSSNNSTQNGPDCSVVVPRRPSPLQAHSQASPLGHVPSPAYPMYNSPMATISSPSPLQHVENNGNQCATGPPYKAVQQQLTPPSPLDVTVPRPASQGQVVYSSVITRALGTTENKSTYNADSKNYDRQHQDFSQTQKQICWENNDNRQTNANRKFSVALYTGGNAEINPQTLPVQQQVQRVVNVSDRQQTYFESNQVTLQDLSSCRGDPMSIVKNLQTLQQSSCQVQQQTTVSVSPTEQHKQTEERRKVDTANKKRKSLEKGGHAASSNEISGATTVTEYLSRIPPPAHHNTNQQQQNGYFDFERWNLPPPPTKMFPGASGAFSSQSTLHHSSNFVGTPAHQHQSLMVPHHHAPPPIPYFPAFHIPPSHHHPHEFQSSVEITPIAFGENTANQNASYSQEVRDDQPKVIVPNIEEELGFLQQHQQPIQAATSLNKDFKRPNKDPSSGFMTSYLKFLQGEREPSPPPAIRGGRKATWSRSKPYIPVESNKPVESSINGEAVKIQPEKPAAAPPPPAPPPPPLPPKETPVIDYANDPRYFPLPKERKKQNFDSSDDGFTSDDDFLFPPKKPDKKVTTSNASNAIDTGSIKTEGKPKKGRPIKPGGPTDRKRRAAAAAAAAAAAAAEASLSSSGKASKKHEEVDPLLLPPRRETSRRKAKEKTSVKQFLDRQQGIDYYDNDEEQGDSDSDPAWTPAVKLVGDEEEKKKKRGRPVITKKSRKALEEDDYSPCDVVSKKSARKKHETPSKTSNVTGKLSCKIDEKLLASVSDEDIDISPFKSGEFVVMKAELDEEYPALWRIDGKTLLQKYEPFKSNGNTLYRNISTYSGWAPQNRHVYQQVPVKVWQQGKTETVVEFLRDEMIIDDSEYIDKSMRDAEKYQDNFEVYIQTLISQALDSNFLTEIFQEQDDYFLSNVKTVDEVTEERKRRLLSTTEWRSNVINAISTWPCLNVLKDLTSTEYKDKLCAGCQQPKIYARVLLYGQPYNATTLEGSPPDPRIPQEKDFLLCRLCQAKVALYNKVAHQKYLMFLECARRVADKRVADPNKDTTIILNELLADETWLNQLFKEVRTIWAEIDNLEQQAKLKSSLKTSTLSRLVNSAGEMAENISETQATEMIVNTSDSQVPTQKTEDNSETVSCNVQMSSIPS, via the exons ATGGATCCTGTTGGTCCATGGTATGCATCGTACAACCGTCTTGCTGCAGGTACTGCAACCAACACGTTTCAATCGGCCAACTCGAGCACAAACAGTGATTTTGTATCTCATCACTTAGCAACAGCTGCTACTCAAGCAGCGCCATCGACAACAACGTCACAGTTACTTTTACAAGCAGCTCATACAACAGCAACTCTGGCGGGTCAGCCGTCTCCATTTAACCCAGGGGGGTTTTTATCTCCACCCCCTGTGGGATACGATGTCTTTTCTCCACTGTTTCATCATCCTAATCCTAAGCAGGCGCATTATGTGACTCAACATAGACAAGCTCTTGTCCAGGCACAAGCACAAGCAGTATCAGTAGCGAAACAAAATACCACAACAGAGTCTGATATCCCTGTACTAAGGGAGAATTATAGCTCGGCGCATCAACCAACATTTTTCGAGCATCAGGGTGCAGCTACGTCACCCACATCTACATTGGCATGGACCCATCAGAACAATGTACAATTACCTAGCCCGTTTGGTATTTTACCACACGAAAGTGTCGTTCCATCATCTCCAGGACCATCGTCGGCCACGAAACCACCCGCTGGTGTTTATGAAAACACATTCAATTCTCATTTTGCTACTACTCAaactataaataatattaattcccAGCTGCCTACATCGTCGTCTGTTTCTGCTACAGAATTTAAATCATCCAGTTACCCAGATAGTAAAAAACCAGTAAACGTTAGACCTCAGTCACCGTCAGTAAGCATTAAGTCTGTGGTTCCTACGTCGCAAGCAAATAGCAATCAAACATTCTTCCAGCAAGTACCTACTACGTTCAGTTCTGAAACATTAGCGAACAATTACCCTGCTGGAAATGGGAATCAAGCTCCTAATGGGAAGGTGCAGCCTTCTCTTCAGCACCAACAATCGTGCATTGTTTCGACTCCAAGTAATACATCCAGCAAAGAGTACAGAATCTCTCAACTTCCTGCCAGGTCAGTGTCATCGACAACTATATTCTTGAATACGTCTGTTAGATCTGTATCTTCGCAATCTCAGGATAAACAATCCACGCGAAATACTAATTTCGCTTCACCACCGAATAAAGCAACTTCTTCATCTCAGCAAAGTATTCAGACTAAAGCACAGACGAAAATATATCCCGAATTAAATGCACACAGTGAACatggaagaaacgaacaaacatcACACGATAATACACAATCGTCccctatcagtttttcgattatGGATACAAGAAGTTTGAATTATACAACTGGGAATGGTACAAATTGCACAAGTACAAGTGGAAAGCTTGCTAATCAAAGGACTCCGTCAAACAGTAACTTACAAGCACATCCTCAGCAaccgcaacagcaacagcaattTCATGTTTTGAATCAGCAGCAACAAACAACATCGTATAGGCATTACTTGACAGGATCTGCAACTGATTCAGAGTATCATCATTCGGGAAGATCAAAGTCTGCAACTTCTACCGATTCTGCATACTCCTCCAATAATTCCACACAAAATGGACCTGATTGTAGCGTAGTTGTACCACGCAGGCCGAGCCCGTTACAAGCGCATTCGCAAGCAAGTCCATTAGGACACGTTCCAAGTCCTGCTTATCCTATGTATAATAGTCCAATGGCTACGATATCTTCTCCTTCGCCTTTACAACACGTTGAAAATAATGGAAATCAATGCGCAACTGGACCACCGTACAAAGCTGTACAACAGCAGCTTACTCCTCCATCTCCATTAGATGTTACCGTACCACGACCTGCGTCGCAAGGACAAGTTGTTTATTCGTCGGTTATCACAAGAGCTCTGGGTACGACTGAAAATAAAAGCACATACAACGCAGATAGTAAAAATTATGATAGACAGCACCAAGATTTTTCACAAACGCAGAAACAGATATGTTGGGAAAATAACGATAATCGACAGACGAATGCTAATAGGAAATTTTCGGTTGCTCTATATACTGGTGGAAATGCTGAAATAAATCCTCAAACTTTGCCAGTTCAGCAGCAAGTACAACGAGTAGTAAATGTCTCTGATAGGCAACAAACATATTTCGAATCCAACCAAGTAACTCTACAAGACTTGAGCAGTTGTAGAGGAGATCCTATGAGTATAGTAAAGAATTTACAGACGTTACAACAAAGCTCTTGTCAAGTACAACAACAGACCACTGTCTCTGTTAGTCCAACTGAACAGCATAAGCAAACAGAAGAACGACGAAAAGTTGACACTGCCAATAAGAAAAGGAAAAGTTTGGAAAAGGGTGGACATGCTGCTTCTTCGAATGAGATAAGTGGAGCAACAACAGTGACGGAATATCTGAGTAGAATACCACCGCCTGCGCATCATAATACGAATCAACAACAACAAAATGGTTACTTTGATTTTGAAAGATGGAATTTACCTCCGCCACCTACGAAAATGTTTCCTGGTGCATCAGGGGCTTTTAGTTCGCAATCAACTTTACATCATTCGAGTAATTTTGTTGGTACACCGGCGCATCAGCATCAGTCTCTGATGGTTCCCCATCATCACGCCCCACCTCCTATCCCATATTTTCCTGCTTTCCATATCCCTCCGAGCCATCACCATCCACATGAATTTCAATCTTCCGTTGAGATCACGCCTATTGCTTTTGGTGAAAATACAGCAAATCAAAATGCTAGTTATAGTCAAGAAGTGAGAGACGATCAGCCTAAAGTAATTGTTCCTAACATTGAAGAAGAACTAGGGTTCCTGCAGCAACATCAACAACCAATTCAAGCAGCAACTTCATTAAACAAAGACTTTAAAAGACCCAACAAAGATCCTAGTTCAGGatttatgacgagttacttAAAGTTCCTACAAGGTGAAAGGGAACCTTCACCTCCACCTGCGATTCGTGGTGGCAGAAAAGCAACTTGGAGTAGGTCGAAGCCTTATATCCCCGTAGAATCTAATAAACCAGTAGAAAGTTCTATAAATGGAGAAGCAGTAAAAATACAACCAGAAAAACCAGCAgcagcaccaccaccaccagcaccaccgccaccaccacTACCACCTAAAGAAACACCAGTAATAGATTATGCCAATGATCCGCGCTACTTCCCATTGCCGAAGGAACGGAAAAAGCAGAATTTCGATTCAAGCGACGATGGATTTACCAGTGATGATGATTTTCTATTTCCTCCTAAGAAACCGGATAAAAAAGTAACAACTTCAAATGCATCTAACGCTATAGACACAGGAAGCATAAAGACGGAAGGTAAACCTAAGAAAGGAAGACCAATCAAACCTGGAGGACCAAcagatagaaaaagaagagcCGCGGCGGCGGCTGCGGCGGCAGCGGCTGCAGCAGCAGAAGCATCGCTTTCGTCATCTGGGAAGGCTTCAAAAAAGCACGAAGAAG TAGATCCGTTGCTGTTGCCTCCGAGACGAGAAACGTCTAGAAGAAAAGCAAAGGAGAAAACTTCTGTGAAACAATTTCTAGATCGACAACAGGGTATAGACTACTATGATAATGACGAAGAACAGGGTGATTCTGATTCTGATCCTGCTTGGACGCCCGCTGTAAAATTAGTTGGAgacgaggaggagaagaagaaaaaacgcGGGAGGCCTGTTATTACGAAAAAGAGCAGAAAAGCCTTGGAGGAAGATGATTATTCTCCTTGTGACGTTGTTTCAAAGAAGTCTGCCAGGAAGAAACACGAGACACCATCGAAAACTTCTAATGTCACTGGAAAGTTATCTTGCAAAATAGATGAAAAACTATTAGCATCTGTCAGTGATGAAGATATTGATATTTCTCCATTCAAG TCTGGAGAATTTGTTGTAATGAAGGCGGAATTGGACGAAGAATATCCAGCACTCTGGAGAATAGACGGCAAAACACTGCTGCAAAAGTACGAGCCATTTAAGTCTAATGGCAACACTTTATACAGAAACATATCTACG TATTCGGGTTGGGCACCGCAAAATCGTCATGTATATCAACAAGTTCCAGTAAAGGTTTGGCAACAGGGCAAAACGGAAACTGTGGTAGAATTTTTGAGGGACGAAATGATTATTGACGATAG cgAATATATCGATAAATCGATGAGAGACGCGGAAAAATATCAAGATAATTTTGAAGTATATATACAAACATTGATCTCGCAAGCTTTAGATTCTAACTTCCTTACAGAGATATTTCAAGAACAAG ATGATTACTTTCTATCAAATGTTAAGACCGTCGATGAAGTAACGGAAGAGAGGAAACGTCGTCTTTTATCAACAACAGAATGGCGATCAAACGTTATAAATGCAATATCAACCTGGCCGTGCCTCAACGTTCTCAAGGATTTAACGTCTACAGAATACAAAGATAAACTGTGCGCTGGTTGTCAACAGCCTAAAATATACGCCAGAGTTTTGTTATATGGCCAACCATATAATGCAACTACACTGGAAGGTTCTCCCCCTGATCCAAGGATACCTCAAGAGAAG GATTTTTTATTGTGCCGATTATGTCAAGCAAAAGTAGCTTTGTATAATAAGGTAGCGCATCAGAAATATTTGATGTTTTTGGAGTGTGCCAGGAGAGTAGCGGATAAGAGAGTAGCAGATCCTAATAAAGATACTACAATAATATTAAACGAATTATTAGCAGACGAAACATGGTTAAATCAG ttatttaaagaagttagaACTATCTGGGCGGAAATAGATAATTTGGAGCAACAAGCAAAACTGAAGTCGAGCCTAAAGACCTCTACATTATCCCGTTTGGTGAATAGTGCAGGAGAAATGGctgaaaatatttcagaaacgCAAGCAACTGAAATGATTGTTAATACTTCCGATTCACAGGTGCCTACACAGAAAACTGAAGACAATTCTGAAACAGTGTCTTGCAATGTGCAAATGAGCAGTATACCATCTTAG
- the LOC143373585 gene encoding uncharacterized protein LOC143373585 isoform X4, producing MDPVGPWYASYNRLAAGTATNTFQSANSSTNSDFVSHHLATAATQAAPSTTTSQLLLQAAHTTATLAGQPSPFNPGGFLSPPPVGYDVFSPLFHHPNPKQAHYVTQHRQALVQAQAQAVSVAKQNTTTESDIPVLRENYSSAHQPTFFEHQGAATSPTSTLAWTHQNNVQLPSPFGILPHESVVPSSPGPSSATKPPAGVYENTFNSHFATTQTINNINSQLPTSSSVSATEFKSSSYPDSKKPVNVRPQSPSVSIKSVVPTSQANSNQTFFQQVPTTFSSETLANNYPAGNGNQAPNGKVQPSLQHQQSCIVSTPSNTSSKEYRISQLPARSVSSTTIFLNTSVRSVSSQSQDKQSTRNTNFASPPNKATSSSQQSIQTKAQTKIYPELNAHSEHGRNEQTSHDNTQSSPISFSIMDTRSLNYTTGNGTNCTSTSGKLANQRTPSNSNLQAHPQQPQQQQQFHVLNQQQQTTSYRHYLTGSATDSEYHHSGRSKSATSTDSAYSSNNSTQNGPDCSVVVPRRPSPLQAHSQASPLGHVPSPAYPMYNSPMATISSPSPLQHVENNGNQCATGPPYKAVQQQLTPPSPLDVTVPRPASQGQVVYSSVITRALGTTENKSTYNADSKNYDRQHQDFSQTQKQICWENNDNRQTNANRKFSVALYTGGNAEINPQTLPVQQQVQRVVNVSDRQQTYFESNQVTLQDLSSCRGDPMSIVKNLQTLQQSSCQVQQQTTVSVSPTEQHKQTEERRKVDTANKKRKSLEKGGHAASSNEISGATTVTEYLSRIPPPAHHNTNQQQQNGYFDFERWNLPPPPTKMFPGASGAFSSQSTLHHSSNFVGTPAHQHQSLMVPHHHAPPPIPYFPAFHIPPSHHHPHEFQSSVEITPIAFGENTANQNASYSQEVRDDQPKVIVPNIEEELGFLQQHQQPIQAATSLNKDFKRPNKDPSSGFMTSYLKFLQGEREPSPPPAIRGGRKATWSRSKPYIPVESNKPVESSINGEAVKIQPEKPAAAPPPPAPPPPPLPPKETPVIDYANDPRYFPLPKERKKQNFDSSDDGFTSDDDFLFPPKKPDKKVTTSNASNAIDTGSIKTEGKPKKGRPIKPGGPTDRKRRAAAAAAAAAAAAAEASLSSSGKASKKHEEDPLLLPPRRETSRRKAKEKTSVKQFLDRQQGIDYYDNDEEQGDSDSDPAWTPAVKLVGDEEEKKKKRGRPVITKKSRKALEEDDYSPCDVVSKKSARKKHETPSKTSNVTGKLSCKIDEKLLASVSDEDIDISPFKSGEFVVMKAELDEEYPALWRIDGKTLLQKYEPFKSNGNTLYRNISTYSGWAPQNRHVYQQVPVKVWQQGKTETVVEFLRDEMIIDDSEYIDKSMRDAEKYQDNFEVYIQTLISQALDSNFLTEIFQEQDDYFLSNVKTVDEVTEERKRRLLSTTEWRSNVINAISTWPCLNVLKDLTSTEYKDKLCAGCQQPKIYARVLLYGQPYNATTLEGSPPDPRIPQEKDFLLCRLCQAKVALYNKVAHQKYLMFLECARRVADKRVADPNKDTTIILNELLADETWLNQLFKEVRTIWAEIDNLEQQAKLKSSLKTSTLSRLVNSAGEMAENISETQATEMIVNTSDSQVPTQKTEDNSETVSCNVQMSSIPS from the exons ATGGATCCTGTTGGTCCATGGTATGCATCGTACAACCGTCTTGCTGCAGGTACTGCAACCAACACGTTTCAATCGGCCAACTCGAGCACAAACAGTGATTTTGTATCTCATCACTTAGCAACAGCTGCTACTCAAGCAGCGCCATCGACAACAACGTCACAGTTACTTTTACAAGCAGCTCATACAACAGCAACTCTGGCGGGTCAGCCGTCTCCATTTAACCCAGGGGGGTTTTTATCTCCACCCCCTGTGGGATACGATGTCTTTTCTCCACTGTTTCATCATCCTAATCCTAAGCAGGCGCATTATGTGACTCAACATAGACAAGCTCTTGTCCAGGCACAAGCACAAGCAGTATCAGTAGCGAAACAAAATACCACAACAGAGTCTGATATCCCTGTACTAAGGGAGAATTATAGCTCGGCGCATCAACCAACATTTTTCGAGCATCAGGGTGCAGCTACGTCACCCACATCTACATTGGCATGGACCCATCAGAACAATGTACAATTACCTAGCCCGTTTGGTATTTTACCACACGAAAGTGTCGTTCCATCATCTCCAGGACCATCGTCGGCCACGAAACCACCCGCTGGTGTTTATGAAAACACATTCAATTCTCATTTTGCTACTACTCAaactataaataatattaattcccAGCTGCCTACATCGTCGTCTGTTTCTGCTACAGAATTTAAATCATCCAGTTACCCAGATAGTAAAAAACCAGTAAACGTTAGACCTCAGTCACCGTCAGTAAGCATTAAGTCTGTGGTTCCTACGTCGCAAGCAAATAGCAATCAAACATTCTTCCAGCAAGTACCTACTACGTTCAGTTCTGAAACATTAGCGAACAATTACCCTGCTGGAAATGGGAATCAAGCTCCTAATGGGAAGGTGCAGCCTTCTCTTCAGCACCAACAATCGTGCATTGTTTCGACTCCAAGTAATACATCCAGCAAAGAGTACAGAATCTCTCAACTTCCTGCCAGGTCAGTGTCATCGACAACTATATTCTTGAATACGTCTGTTAGATCTGTATCTTCGCAATCTCAGGATAAACAATCCACGCGAAATACTAATTTCGCTTCACCACCGAATAAAGCAACTTCTTCATCTCAGCAAAGTATTCAGACTAAAGCACAGACGAAAATATATCCCGAATTAAATGCACACAGTGAACatggaagaaacgaacaaacatcACACGATAATACACAATCGTCccctatcagtttttcgattatGGATACAAGAAGTTTGAATTATACAACTGGGAATGGTACAAATTGCACAAGTACAAGTGGAAAGCTTGCTAATCAAAGGACTCCGTCAAACAGTAACTTACAAGCACATCCTCAGCAaccgcaacagcaacagcaattTCATGTTTTGAATCAGCAGCAACAAACAACATCGTATAGGCATTACTTGACAGGATCTGCAACTGATTCAGAGTATCATCATTCGGGAAGATCAAAGTCTGCAACTTCTACCGATTCTGCATACTCCTCCAATAATTCCACACAAAATGGACCTGATTGTAGCGTAGTTGTACCACGCAGGCCGAGCCCGTTACAAGCGCATTCGCAAGCAAGTCCATTAGGACACGTTCCAAGTCCTGCTTATCCTATGTATAATAGTCCAATGGCTACGATATCTTCTCCTTCGCCTTTACAACACGTTGAAAATAATGGAAATCAATGCGCAACTGGACCACCGTACAAAGCTGTACAACAGCAGCTTACTCCTCCATCTCCATTAGATGTTACCGTACCACGACCTGCGTCGCAAGGACAAGTTGTTTATTCGTCGGTTATCACAAGAGCTCTGGGTACGACTGAAAATAAAAGCACATACAACGCAGATAGTAAAAATTATGATAGACAGCACCAAGATTTTTCACAAACGCAGAAACAGATATGTTGGGAAAATAACGATAATCGACAGACGAATGCTAATAGGAAATTTTCGGTTGCTCTATATACTGGTGGAAATGCTGAAATAAATCCTCAAACTTTGCCAGTTCAGCAGCAAGTACAACGAGTAGTAAATGTCTCTGATAGGCAACAAACATATTTCGAATCCAACCAAGTAACTCTACAAGACTTGAGCAGTTGTAGAGGAGATCCTATGAGTATAGTAAAGAATTTACAGACGTTACAACAAAGCTCTTGTCAAGTACAACAACAGACCACTGTCTCTGTTAGTCCAACTGAACAGCATAAGCAAACAGAAGAACGACGAAAAGTTGACACTGCCAATAAGAAAAGGAAAAGTTTGGAAAAGGGTGGACATGCTGCTTCTTCGAATGAGATAAGTGGAGCAACAACAGTGACGGAATATCTGAGTAGAATACCACCGCCTGCGCATCATAATACGAATCAACAACAACAAAATGGTTACTTTGATTTTGAAAGATGGAATTTACCTCCGCCACCTACGAAAATGTTTCCTGGTGCATCAGGGGCTTTTAGTTCGCAATCAACTTTACATCATTCGAGTAATTTTGTTGGTACACCGGCGCATCAGCATCAGTCTCTGATGGTTCCCCATCATCACGCCCCACCTCCTATCCCATATTTTCCTGCTTTCCATATCCCTCCGAGCCATCACCATCCACATGAATTTCAATCTTCCGTTGAGATCACGCCTATTGCTTTTGGTGAAAATACAGCAAATCAAAATGCTAGTTATAGTCAAGAAGTGAGAGACGATCAGCCTAAAGTAATTGTTCCTAACATTGAAGAAGAACTAGGGTTCCTGCAGCAACATCAACAACCAATTCAAGCAGCAACTTCATTAAACAAAGACTTTAAAAGACCCAACAAAGATCCTAGTTCAGGatttatgacgagttacttAAAGTTCCTACAAGGTGAAAGGGAACCTTCACCTCCACCTGCGATTCGTGGTGGCAGAAAAGCAACTTGGAGTAGGTCGAAGCCTTATATCCCCGTAGAATCTAATAAACCAGTAGAAAGTTCTATAAATGGAGAAGCAGTAAAAATACAACCAGAAAAACCAGCAgcagcaccaccaccaccagcaccaccgccaccaccacTACCACCTAAAGAAACACCAGTAATAGATTATGCCAATGATCCGCGCTACTTCCCATTGCCGAAGGAACGGAAAAAGCAGAATTTCGATTCAAGCGACGATGGATTTACCAGTGATGATGATTTTCTATTTCCTCCTAAGAAACCGGATAAAAAAGTAACAACTTCAAATGCATCTAACGCTATAGACACAGGAAGCATAAAGACGGAAGGTAAACCTAAGAAAGGAAGACCAATCAAACCTGGAGGACCAAcagatagaaaaagaagagcCGCGGCGGCGGCTGCGGCGGCAGCGGCTGCAGCAGCAGAAGCATCGCTTTCGTCATCTGGGAAGGCTTCAAAAAAGCACGAAGAAG ATCCGTTGCTGTTGCCTCCGAGACGAGAAACGTCTAGAAGAAAAGCAAAGGAGAAAACTTCTGTGAAACAATTTCTAGATCGACAACAGGGTATAGACTACTATGATAATGACGAAGAACAGGGTGATTCTGATTCTGATCCTGCTTGGACGCCCGCTGTAAAATTAGTTGGAgacgaggaggagaagaagaaaaaacgcGGGAGGCCTGTTATTACGAAAAAGAGCAGAAAAGCCTTGGAGGAAGATGATTATTCTCCTTGTGACGTTGTTTCAAAGAAGTCTGCCAGGAAGAAACACGAGACACCATCGAAAACTTCTAATGTCACTGGAAAGTTATCTTGCAAAATAGATGAAAAACTATTAGCATCTGTCAGTGATGAAGATATTGATATTTCTCCATTCAAG TCTGGAGAATTTGTTGTAATGAAGGCGGAATTGGACGAAGAATATCCAGCACTCTGGAGAATAGACGGCAAAACACTGCTGCAAAAGTACGAGCCATTTAAGTCTAATGGCAACACTTTATACAGAAACATATCTACG TATTCGGGTTGGGCACCGCAAAATCGTCATGTATATCAACAAGTTCCAGTAAAGGTTTGGCAACAGGGCAAAACGGAAACTGTGGTAGAATTTTTGAGGGACGAAATGATTATTGACGATAG cgAATATATCGATAAATCGATGAGAGACGCGGAAAAATATCAAGATAATTTTGAAGTATATATACAAACATTGATCTCGCAAGCTTTAGATTCTAACTTCCTTACAGAGATATTTCAAGAACAAG ATGATTACTTTCTATCAAATGTTAAGACCGTCGATGAAGTAACGGAAGAGAGGAAACGTCGTCTTTTATCAACAACAGAATGGCGATCAAACGTTATAAATGCAATATCAACCTGGCCGTGCCTCAACGTTCTCAAGGATTTAACGTCTACAGAATACAAAGATAAACTGTGCGCTGGTTGTCAACAGCCTAAAATATACGCCAGAGTTTTGTTATATGGCCAACCATATAATGCAACTACACTGGAAGGTTCTCCCCCTGATCCAAGGATACCTCAAGAGAAG GATTTTTTATTGTGCCGATTATGTCAAGCAAAAGTAGCTTTGTATAATAAGGTAGCGCATCAGAAATATTTGATGTTTTTGGAGTGTGCCAGGAGAGTAGCGGATAAGAGAGTAGCAGATCCTAATAAAGATACTACAATAATATTAAACGAATTATTAGCAGACGAAACATGGTTAAATCAG ttatttaaagaagttagaACTATCTGGGCGGAAATAGATAATTTGGAGCAACAAGCAAAACTGAAGTCGAGCCTAAAGACCTCTACATTATCCCGTTTGGTGAATAGTGCAGGAGAAATGGctgaaaatatttcagaaacgCAAGCAACTGAAATGATTGTTAATACTTCCGATTCACAGGTGCCTACACAGAAAACTGAAGACAATTCTGAAACAGTGTCTTGCAATGTGCAAATGAGCAGTATACCATCTTAG